One Thermus hydrothermalis genomic region harbors:
- a CDS encoding cysteine desulfurase: MDFTSLREAFPLIAGRPDLVYLDSAATSQKPKRVLEALDRYYKELNANVHRGAYRLSVAATEAYEEARRRMARFLNAEEREIIFVRNTTEALNLVAYAWGLRNLKEGDEILVTEMEHHAGLVPWHLVAGLKGARIKAIPLTEEGRLDLSALDRLLTERVKVVSVVHMSNVLGTINPVAEIARRAKEVGALMVVDGAQSAPHLPVDVKALGADFFALSGHKMLGPTGAGVLWGRYEVLEGMGPFLGGGEMILEVHVDRSTYAPPPQRFEAGTPPIAEAVALGEAAQYLMEVGMDKVFAHDRALLAYALERLEEVPDLKVYGPKGEDRGGVIPFTLGRLHAHDLATFLDQEGIAVRAGHHCAQPLHRKLGVPATARASFYLYNTKEDVDRLVEALLKIRKEMAAWV; encoded by the coding sequence ATGGACTTCACCAGCCTAAGGGAAGCCTTCCCCTTGATTGCGGGGCGGCCGGATCTGGTCTACCTGGACTCCGCCGCCACCAGCCAGAAGCCCAAGCGGGTCCTGGAGGCCCTGGACCGCTACTACAAGGAGCTTAATGCCAACGTGCACCGGGGAGCCTACCGGCTTTCCGTGGCCGCCACCGAGGCCTACGAGGAGGCAAGGCGCCGCATGGCCCGCTTCCTCAACGCCGAGGAAAGGGAGATCATCTTCGTGCGCAACACCACCGAGGCCCTGAACCTGGTGGCCTACGCTTGGGGCTTAAGGAACCTTAAGGAGGGCGACGAGATCCTGGTCACGGAAATGGAGCACCACGCAGGGCTTGTGCCCTGGCACCTGGTGGCGGGGCTCAAGGGAGCCCGGATCAAGGCCATCCCCCTCACCGAGGAGGGCCGGCTGGACCTTTCCGCCCTGGACCGCCTGCTTACGGAGAGGGTCAAGGTGGTCTCGGTGGTGCACATGTCCAACGTCCTGGGCACCATTAACCCCGTGGCGGAGATCGCCAGGAGGGCCAAGGAGGTGGGGGCTTTGATGGTGGTGGATGGGGCGCAAAGCGCCCCCCACCTGCCCGTGGACGTGAAGGCCTTGGGGGCAGACTTCTTCGCCCTTTCCGGCCACAAGATGTTGGGGCCCACGGGGGCCGGGGTGCTTTGGGGGCGGTATGAGGTCCTGGAAGGCATGGGGCCCTTCCTGGGAGGAGGGGAGATGATCCTCGAGGTGCACGTGGACCGCTCCACCTACGCCCCCCCGCCCCAGCGCTTTGAGGCGGGCACCCCGCCCATCGCCGAGGCCGTCGCCCTGGGGGAGGCCGCCCAGTACCTCATGGAGGTGGGCATGGACAAGGTCTTCGCCCACGACCGGGCCCTTTTGGCCTACGCCCTGGAGCGCCTGGAGGAGGTGCCGGACCTCAAGGTCTACGGCCCCAAAGGGGAGGACCGGGGCGGGGTCATCCCCTTCACCCTGGGCCGGCTCCACGCCCACGACCTGGCCACCTTCCTGGACCAGGAGGGGATCGCCGTGCGGGCGGGCCACCACTGCGCCCAACCCCTCCACCGCAAGCTGGGCGTGCCCGCCACCGCCCGGGCGAGCTTTTACCTCTACAACACGAAGGAGGACGTGGACCGCCTGGTGGAAGCCCTCCTCAAGATCCGCAAAGAGATGGCCGCCTGGGTTTAG
- a CDS encoding heavy metal translocating P-type ATPase: MPPHHHHHHHHHPSHTASTKALDRHAGHTPEMFRNRFLVSLLLTLPILYASDEVRGFLRLPPWDGVPWMPLLLGTIIYFYGGGVFLQGASRELRGRRPGMMTLVALGITVAFAYSLAVELGLKGKPFWWELATLVDVMLLGHFLEMKAILGAGEALRALAKLMPQTAHRVRDGRIEDVPTEALKEGDLILIRPGEQVPADGVVVEGATSMNEAFLTGESRPVAKGVGDEVLAGALNGEGAIVVRVTRTGTSTTLGQIMRLVEEAQVSRSRFQDLGERVAGWLFYVAVLGGSATFLLWLLADASLSFALERAVTVVIIACPHALGLAIPLVVVNATAMAAQRGILIRNREAFERATGLRYVALDKTGTLTEGQFEVRAVYADGLGEQEALTLAAALEALSEHPLAQAILEAAKERGLPLPSVQDFRAIPGKGVEGRVERRLYRVGRPEWAGELGLEVPPSLRQGLEEAEARGESVVALMDESRVLAYLALRDRLRPTAKQAIDALKRMGITPVMLTGDAEAVARTVARELGIERYRARVLPQDKARIVRELKSQGPTAFVGDGINDAPALLEADLGVAIGAGTNVAIESADVVLVKSDPLDVVRLLHLARATRRKMLQNLFWATGYNIVALPLAAGVAYPFGLLLPPALGALFMSLSTVVVALNALLLRRARLDT; the protein is encoded by the coding sequence ATGCCTCCCCACCACCATCACCACCACCATCACCACCCTTCCCACACTGCCTCTACTAAGGCTTTGGACCGGCATGCCGGCCATACCCCGGAGATGTTCCGGAATCGCTTCCTGGTCTCACTTCTCCTCACCCTGCCGATCCTTTACGCCTCTGATGAGGTGAGGGGTTTCCTCCGCTTACCCCCCTGGGACGGGGTCCCTTGGATGCCCCTCCTCCTCGGAACCATTATCTACTTCTATGGCGGGGGCGTATTTCTCCAGGGTGCCAGCCGGGAGCTAAGGGGAAGGCGGCCGGGGATGATGACCCTGGTGGCCTTGGGGATCACCGTGGCCTTTGCCTACAGCCTGGCTGTGGAGCTGGGCCTAAAGGGGAAACCCTTCTGGTGGGAACTGGCCACCTTGGTGGACGTGATGCTCCTGGGCCACTTTCTGGAAATGAAGGCCATCCTGGGGGCAGGGGAGGCCCTAAGGGCCTTGGCCAAGCTGATGCCCCAGACGGCCCACCGGGTCCGGGATGGCCGGATTGAGGACGTGCCCACCGAGGCCCTAAAGGAAGGCGACCTCATCCTCATCCGCCCGGGGGAGCAGGTGCCCGCGGATGGCGTGGTGGTGGAAGGAGCCACCAGCATGAACGAGGCCTTCCTCACCGGGGAGTCCCGGCCCGTGGCCAAAGGGGTGGGGGACGAGGTGCTGGCTGGGGCGTTAAACGGGGAAGGAGCCATCGTGGTGCGGGTAACCCGCACCGGAACCTCCACCACCCTGGGGCAGATCATGCGCCTGGTGGAGGAAGCCCAGGTTTCCCGGAGCCGGTTTCAGGACCTTGGTGAACGAGTCGCGGGGTGGCTTTTCTACGTGGCGGTGCTGGGTGGAAGCGCAACCTTCCTCCTATGGCTTCTAGCCGACGCATCCTTGTCCTTCGCCCTGGAGCGGGCGGTGACCGTGGTGATTATCGCCTGTCCCCACGCTCTGGGCCTGGCCATACCCTTGGTGGTGGTCAACGCCACAGCCATGGCCGCCCAAAGGGGAATCCTCATCCGAAACCGGGAGGCCTTTGAGCGGGCCACGGGCCTCCGGTACGTGGCCCTGGACAAGACCGGCACCCTCACCGAAGGGCAGTTTGAGGTGCGGGCGGTGTATGCGGATGGCCTTGGGGAGCAGGAGGCCCTAACCTTGGCCGCGGCCCTCGAGGCCCTCTCCGAGCACCCCCTGGCCCAGGCCATCCTGGAGGCCGCCAAGGAGCGGGGGCTTCCCCTCCCCTCGGTCCAGGACTTCCGGGCCATCCCCGGGAAAGGGGTGGAGGGCCGGGTGGAACGCCGCCTCTACCGGGTGGGCCGCCCAGAGTGGGCGGGGGAGCTGGGCCTGGAAGTGCCCCCTTCCCTGCGGCAGGGCCTGGAGGAGGCCGAGGCCCGGGGGGAGAGCGTGGTGGCCCTGATGGACGAAAGTCGGGTCCTCGCCTACCTGGCCCTCCGCGACCGCCTCCGCCCCACGGCCAAGCAGGCGATAGACGCCCTGAAGCGCATGGGGATCACCCCGGTGATGCTCACCGGGGACGCGGAGGCCGTGGCCCGAACCGTGGCCCGGGAGCTGGGGATAGAGCGCTACCGCGCCCGGGTGCTACCCCAGGACAAGGCCCGTATCGTGCGGGAACTAAAATCCCAAGGCCCCACCGCCTTTGTAGGGGACGGGATCAACGACGCCCCTGCCCTCTTGGAGGCGGATCTTGGGGTGGCCATCGGAGCGGGGACCAATGTGGCCATTGAATCCGCCGATGTGGTGCTGGTCAAGAGCGATCCCCTGGACGTGGTCCGCCTCCTCCACCTGGCCCGGGCCACCCGGAGGAAGATGCTCCAAAACCTCTTCTGGGCCACGGGGTACAACATCGTGGCCCTGCCCCTGGCCGCCGGCGTAGCCTACCCCTTTGGCCTCCTGCTTCCCCCGGCCCTCGGGGCCCTCTTCATGAGCCTTTCCACGGTGGTGGTAGCCCTCAACGCCCTCCTCTTAAGGCGGGCGCGCCTGGATACCTAG
- a CDS encoding multicopper oxidase family protein encodes MNTDRRTLLKLTAGLLLSPLARGQASFPEPPVLKSREGLLEVRLKAAPTPVTVAGREARLWTYGGSFPGPTLRVRPGDTVRLELENLLPESTNLHWHGLPISPKVDDALLEIPSKETWRYEFTVPQDLAGTFWYHPHLHGRVAPQLFAGLAGAIVVESPVDGIPELREAEEHLLVLKDLELASGRPAAHSPMDWINGKEGSLVLVNGASRPTLRAGKATLRLRLLNASNARYYRLQLEGHPLYLIASDGGFLEEPYEVPELLLAPGERAEVLVRFQKEGAFRLLALPYDRGVHMMGGMEHMGHGGMSMGTSQRPQTLLTLVAPPRPKPLPLPKALAKLPALSPNQARVTRRITFTEDMMAGRFFINGKTFDHRRVDFRGRVGDLEVWELENQGDMDHPFHLHTHPFQVLSVNGKAFPYRALKDVVNLKAKEVVRLLVPLRNLPGKTVFHCHIVEHEDRGMMGILEVS; translated from the coding sequence ATGAATACCGACCGCCGAACCCTTCTTAAGCTCACCGCAGGCCTCCTCCTCTCCCCCCTGGCCAGGGGGCAGGCCTCCTTTCCCGAGCCCCCGGTGCTCAAAAGCCGGGAAGGGCTCCTGGAGGTGCGGCTGAAGGCCGCCCCCACCCCCGTTACCGTAGCCGGGCGGGAGGCGCGGCTTTGGACCTATGGGGGTAGCTTTCCGGGGCCCACCCTTAGGGTACGCCCTGGGGATACCGTGCGCCTCGAGCTGGAAAACCTCCTTCCCGAGTCCACGAACCTGCACTGGCACGGGCTTCCCATCTCCCCTAAGGTGGACGATGCCCTCCTGGAGATACCCTCCAAGGAAACCTGGCGCTACGAGTTCACCGTGCCCCAGGACCTGGCGGGCACCTTCTGGTACCACCCCCACCTGCACGGGCGGGTGGCCCCCCAGCTCTTCGCCGGACTAGCGGGGGCCATTGTGGTGGAAAGCCCCGTGGACGGGATTCCCGAACTCCGGGAAGCCGAGGAGCACCTTTTGGTCCTCAAGGACCTGGAGCTCGCATCGGGCCGTCCCGCCGCCCATTCCCCCATGGACTGGATCAACGGCAAAGAGGGCAGCCTGGTCCTGGTGAACGGGGCCTCCCGCCCCACCTTGCGGGCCGGCAAGGCCACCTTGCGCCTCCGCCTCCTGAACGCCAGCAACGCCCGCTACTACCGGCTCCAGTTGGAAGGGCATCCCCTTTACCTCATCGCCAGCGACGGGGGCTTCCTGGAGGAACCCTATGAGGTCCCCGAACTCCTCCTGGCCCCCGGGGAACGGGCAGAGGTCCTGGTGCGCTTCCAGAAGGAAGGGGCTTTCCGCCTCCTCGCCCTTCCCTACGACCGAGGGGTCCACATGATGGGCGGGATGGAGCACATGGGCCACGGAGGAATGTCCATGGGGACAAGCCAAAGGCCCCAAACCCTCCTCACCCTGGTGGCCCCGCCCCGCCCCAAACCCCTCCCCCTGCCCAAGGCCCTGGCCAAACTGCCCGCCCTCAGCCCCAACCAGGCCAGGGTGACCCGGCGCATCACCTTCACGGAGGACATGATGGCCGGGCGCTTCTTCATCAACGGCAAGACCTTTGACCACCGTCGGGTGGACTTCCGCGGGCGGGTGGGCGACCTCGAGGTCTGGGAGTTGGAAAACCAAGGGGACATGGACCATCCCTTCCACCTCCACACCCATCCCTTCCAGGTCCTCTCCGTGAACGGCAAGGCCTTCCCTTACCGCGCCCTTAAGGACGTGGTGAACCTAAAGGCCAAGGAGGTGGTGCGCCTTCTGGTTCCCCTTAGGAACCTGCCCGGGAAGACCGTCTTCCACTGCCACATCGTGGAGCACGAGGACCGGGGCATGATGGGGATTCTGGAGGTGAGCTAA
- a CDS encoding DUF302 domain-containing protein, with translation MTELRKTLRASLAEARARLETALREEGFGILTEIDVAATLKARLGLERPPYLILGACNPNLAAKALEAEPDIGLLLPCNAVLKEGPEGVEVLLQDPREMFRVLPTETQEALKPVAEEARNRLEKALAKL, from the coding sequence ATGACGGAATTAAGGAAGACCCTTAGGGCCAGCCTGGCCGAGGCCCGGGCCCGGTTGGAAACCGCGCTAAGGGAAGAAGGTTTCGGCATCCTCACGGAGATCGACGTGGCCGCCACCCTCAAGGCCCGCCTGGGCCTGGAAAGGCCCCCCTACTTGATCCTGGGGGCCTGCAACCCGAACCTGGCCGCCAAAGCCCTCGAGGCCGAGCCCGATATCGGCCTCCTCCTCCCCTGCAATGCGGTGCTCAAGGAGGGGCCAGAGGGCGTGGAGGTCCTCTTGCAGGATCCCAGGGAGATGTTCCGGGTCCTTCCTACAGAAACCCAGGAGGCGCTCAAACCCGTAGCCGAGGAGGCGAGAAACCGGCTGGAGAAAGCCTTGGCCAAACTCTAG
- a CDS encoding peptidase M4: MKRYGLTLGVLALMLLGLALTQGMMGGFGPGMMGYGPQYGPGMMGYGMMGGYGMMGMMAVYPPEARPISQAEAKARMEAYAKRIYPGARLKDFMAFSQNYYAQVVDEKGQGLFELIADRYTGVVSPEPGPNMMWNTRYGMMGGPVQTPVRFPLEEAKKLAETFLKGYLPGARVMEAGAFPGYYTFDFGRKEVEGMLSVNAYTGEVWVHTWHGFFLGK; this comes from the coding sequence ATGAAACGCTACGGTTTAACTCTAGGAGTTCTGGCCCTTATGCTTTTAGGTCTTGCCCTCACCCAGGGCATGATGGGGGGTTTTGGTCCGGGGATGATGGGCTACGGCCCGCAGTACGGCCCGGGGATGATGGGCTACGGCATGATGGGCGGCTACGGGATGATGGGCATGATGGCGGTTTACCCCCCGGAAGCCCGCCCCATTTCCCAGGCAGAAGCCAAAGCGCGGATGGAAGCCTACGCCAAGCGCATCTACCCGGGGGCACGCCTTAAGGACTTCATGGCCTTCAGCCAAAACTACTACGCCCAGGTGGTGGACGAGAAAGGGCAGGGGCTTTTTGAGCTCATCGCCGATCGCTACACCGGGGTGGTTTCCCCGGAACCTGGCCCCAACATGATGTGGAACACCCGTTACGGCATGATGGGCGGGCCCGTGCAGACTCCTGTCCGCTTCCCCTTGGAGGAGGCCAAAAAGCTGGCCGAGACCTTCCTAAAAGGCTACCTCCCGGGGGCCCGGGTGATGGAAGCCGGGGCCTTCCCCGGCTACTACACCTTTGACTTCGGGCGCAAGGAGGTGGAGGGCATGCTTTCCGTGAACGCCTACACGGGGGAGGTCTGGGTCCACACCTGGCATGGCTTCTTCCTGGGTAAGTAA
- a CDS encoding sulfite exporter TauE/SafE family protein: MDMRRGLLALGLAVLGLVGLALGSGLLEEVSRSLYRMANTLYALLAPWVDGLRGEVGVPWLSAFLLGVLAAFAPCQITTGASALAYLAPFALEGRVWPRFLAFLLGKAFTYLVLAGVVLFVLGGTLDNPGAIFRPVRLALGPFMILVGLGLLGVVRWPLAWAAPEGWVARVGAWGGLLGPLALGGVYGLAFCPTLFWLFFGLLLPLALASSFGFLFPLLFALGTGFPLGFLLLLFTRMGRGQALKGMRLVGSHLLRGAGAVFVALGMLDTVLYWNL, encoded by the coding sequence ATGGACATGCGAAGAGGGCTCCTGGCGCTTGGTCTTGCTGTCCTGGGCCTGGTGGGGTTGGCCTTGGGAAGCGGGCTACTGGAGGAGGTTTCCCGAAGCCTTTACCGAATGGCCAACACCCTGTACGCTCTCCTGGCCCCCTGGGTGGATGGCCTGAGGGGGGAAGTGGGGGTCCCTTGGCTTTCCGCTTTCCTACTCGGGGTCTTGGCGGCCTTTGCCCCCTGCCAGATCACCACTGGGGCCAGCGCCCTGGCCTATCTGGCTCCCTTCGCCCTCGAGGGAAGGGTCTGGCCCAGGTTTCTGGCCTTTCTCCTGGGGAAGGCCTTCACCTACCTGGTGCTCGCCGGGGTGGTTCTCTTCGTTTTGGGCGGGACCCTGGACAACCCCGGGGCCATCTTCCGCCCGGTGCGGCTGGCCCTTGGGCCCTTCATGATCCTGGTGGGCCTGGGCCTTTTGGGAGTGGTGCGCTGGCCCCTGGCCTGGGCGGCACCGGAGGGCTGGGTGGCCCGGGTGGGGGCGTGGGGTGGGCTTCTGGGGCCCTTGGCTTTGGGTGGGGTTTACGGCTTGGCCTTCTGCCCTACCCTCTTCTGGCTTTTCTTCGGGCTTCTACTCCCTTTGGCCCTGGCTTCTTCCTTTGGGTTTCTCTTTCCCCTTCTCTTCGCCCTGGGGACGGGCTTTCCCCTGGGTTTTCTGCTCCTCCTTTTCACCCGCATGGGCCGGGGCCAGGCCCTCAAGGGAATGCGCCTCGTGGGAAGCCATCTTCTAAGGGGTGCAGGGGCAGTCTTCGTGGCCCTGGGGATGTTGGACACGGTGCTTTACTGGAACCTCTAG
- a CDS encoding class I SAM-dependent methyltransferase codes for MKKGLRARFFATLLPVLSRGHVGLSEPWRKKLLGSLAGKVLEIGPGTGVNLAYLPDGVHWIGLELNPYFHPHLKQALSLRGLSGEVLLGQAEAIPLPEESVEAVVATLVLCSVEDPRGALAEILRVLKPGGRLVFLEHVAAPRGSSLRRFQDLLCPLWSFLGDGCHPNRETLALIREAGFARVEAEAFELPLPLVAPHVAGVAWKG; via the coding sequence ATGAAGAAGGGTTTAAGGGCTCGGTTTTTCGCCACCCTCCTTCCCGTCCTTTCCCGGGGGCACGTGGGCTTGAGCGAACCCTGGCGGAAGAAACTCCTGGGAAGCCTGGCGGGGAAGGTTTTGGAGATCGGCCCGGGGACGGGGGTTAACCTGGCCTATCTGCCGGATGGCGTCCACTGGATTGGCCTCGAGCTCAATCCCTACTTCCACCCCCACCTTAAGCAGGCCCTAAGCCTGAGGGGGCTTTCCGGTGAGGTTCTTTTAGGCCAGGCGGAGGCCATCCCCCTGCCGGAGGAAAGCGTGGAGGCCGTGGTGGCCACCTTGGTCCTTTGCTCGGTGGAGGATCCCAGAGGGGCTTTGGCGGAGATCCTCAGGGTGTTGAAGCCCGGGGGGCGTTTGGTCTTTTTGGAACACGTGGCCGCTCCCCGGGGCTCCTCCCTGCGCCGATTCCAGGACCTCCTTTGCCCCTTATGGAGTTTTTTGGGGGACGGCTGCCATCCCAACCGGGAAACCCTAGCCCTTATTCGGGAGGCGGGGTTTGCCCGGGTGGAGGCGGAGGCCTTTGAACTACCCCTCCCCCTGGTGGCCCCCCATGTGGCCGGGGTGGCCTGGAAGGGATAG
- a CDS encoding WD40/YVTN/BNR-like repeat-containing protein has protein sequence MRPFTFFTLFLGLALAQTPLGPVPTRDVHALLWHPSGVLLLGHHDGIVAWSNSTSQDLVRRRDWDAMNLAWGGERLIAAGHWILAESRDLKRFRDLRPKGLPALDLHAYAIDPRKPEVHYTLEATYGYFRSQDGGQTWAKLPARGLPKAGMAFFLVDQKGRLWASLMERGLFLSEDGGESFRPIPSPDPAPGPLALSPSGTLYLGGKLGLWRRTEAGWRRIWQGAVLALTAHPQEEGWLAWVDERGTLWQGR, from the coding sequence ATGCGCCCTTTCACCTTTTTTACCCTCTTCCTCGGCCTCGCCCTGGCCCAAACTCCCCTGGGTCCGGTGCCCACGCGGGATGTTCACGCCCTTTTGTGGCACCCCTCGGGAGTCCTGCTCCTGGGCCACCACGACGGCATCGTTGCCTGGAGCAACAGCACCTCCCAGGACCTGGTGCGGCGGCGGGACTGGGACGCCATGAACCTGGCCTGGGGAGGCGAACGCCTGATCGCGGCCGGGCACTGGATCCTTGCGGAAAGCCGGGATCTCAAGCGCTTCCGCGACCTAAGGCCCAAGGGCCTTCCCGCCCTGGACCTCCACGCCTATGCCATCGATCCCAGGAAGCCTGAGGTCCACTACACCCTCGAGGCCACCTACGGCTACTTCCGCAGCCAGGACGGCGGGCAGACCTGGGCAAAGCTTCCCGCCCGGGGCCTGCCCAAAGCGGGGATGGCCTTCTTCCTGGTGGACCAAAAGGGCCGCCTCTGGGCTTCCCTTATGGAAAGGGGGCTCTTCCTGAGCGAGGATGGAGGCGAAAGCTTCCGCCCCATTCCCTCCCCTGACCCCGCCCCGGGACCCCTGGCCCTCTCCCCTTCGGGCACCCTGTACCTGGGAGGAAAGCTCGGCCTCTGGCGGCGGACGGAAGCGGGGTGGCGCAGGATCTGGCAGGGAGCGGTGTTGGCCCTCACCGCCCATCCCCAGGAGGAGGGTTGGCTGGCCTGGGTGGACGAAAGGGGCACCCTCTGGCAGGGGCGCTGA
- a CDS encoding CueP family metal-binding protein, translating into MKKLLALALGVALGLAQTPSPEALKGLKPEEALALAKRWREEGQRVVSYVTPEAFFFEFPDGRKAQVALKDRFLLAIAPYVSRTHPCQVHYFSSCTGELQEEVFEVRVLEGEKEVLKTQVRSGKDGFFELWLPRNRRYTLEIRWGNLAATSSVTTFSQSPTCLTGFRLASR; encoded by the coding sequence ATGAAGAAGCTTCTGGCGCTTGCCCTAGGCGTGGCTTTAGGCCTGGCCCAGACTCCCTCCCCCGAGGCCCTCAAAGGCCTGAAGCCCGAAGAGGCCCTGGCTCTGGCCAAGCGGTGGCGGGAGGAAGGGCAAAGGGTGGTGAGCTACGTGACCCCCGAGGCCTTCTTCTTCGAGTTCCCGGACGGCCGCAAGGCCCAGGTGGCCCTCAAGGACCGCTTCCTCCTGGCGATAGCCCCCTACGTGAGCCGTACCCATCCCTGCCAGGTCCACTACTTCTCCAGCTGCACGGGGGAACTCCAGGAGGAGGTCTTTGAGGTTCGGGTGCTGGAGGGGGAAAAGGAGGTGCTCAAGACCCAGGTCAGATCGGGGAAGGACGGGTTCTTTGAGCTCTGGTTGCCCCGCAACCGCCGCTACACCCTGGAGATCCGCTGGGGGAACCTGGCAGCCACCAGCTCCGTGACCACCTTCAGCCAAAGCCCCACCTGCCTTACCGGCTTCCGCCTCGCCTCACGGTAG
- a CDS encoding sensor histidine kinase, which translates to MRLFAKLFLSHLLVALLALFLFFLLAEALAPSFYRGHVERMYHALSMMGGLMMGEALRRDLEAGLRSTLTTALLAALPLSVAGAALSASFASLRFSRTARLLSEGSRRMAQGEYRVRLPLLEQDELGELALHFNRLAEALEKVEQSRVELIGTVAHELRTPLSALQAYAEALADRVMEPEKAAERIQQEVRAMSRLVRDLSLVSQVESGAVELHPGPLDPKELLEQAAERFRPAFQAKGVALEVAAPSFLPRVWADAERTLQVLANLLSNALRHTPEGGRVRLGAERTGQAVVFSVEDTGPGIPEEHLPRIFERFYRIDPSRSRQDGGTGVGLTIAKSLVEAMGGRIWVESQLGRGSVFRFTLPLYTGLTGKA; encoded by the coding sequence ATGCGCCTCTTCGCTAAGCTCTTCCTCAGCCATCTCCTGGTGGCCCTCCTGGCCCTTTTCCTGTTCTTCCTCCTGGCCGAAGCCCTGGCTCCCTCCTTCTACCGGGGACACGTGGAGCGCATGTACCACGCCCTCTCCATGATGGGGGGGCTCATGATGGGCGAGGCCTTGAGGCGGGACCTCGAGGCGGGCCTGCGTTCCACCCTCACTACCGCCCTCCTCGCCGCCCTTCCCCTCTCCGTGGCCGGGGCTGCCCTTTCCGCCTCCTTCGCCAGCCTGCGTTTCTCCCGCACCGCAAGGCTTCTTTCCGAGGGAAGCCGGCGCATGGCCCAAGGGGAGTACCGGGTGCGCCTTCCCCTTCTGGAGCAGGACGAGCTGGGCGAGCTGGCCCTCCACTTCAACCGCCTGGCCGAGGCCCTGGAAAAGGTGGAACAAAGCCGGGTAGAGCTCATCGGCACCGTAGCCCACGAGCTCAGGACCCCCCTATCCGCCCTGCAGGCCTACGCCGAGGCCCTGGCGGACAGGGTCATGGAGCCTGAAAAGGCAGCGGAAAGGATCCAGCAGGAAGTGCGGGCCATGAGCCGGCTGGTCCGGGACCTCTCCCTGGTTTCCCAGGTGGAGTCGGGAGCCGTGGAGCTTCACCCCGGGCCCCTGGATCCCAAAGAACTCCTGGAACAGGCGGCGGAACGCTTCCGCCCCGCCTTCCAGGCCAAGGGAGTGGCCCTGGAGGTGGCGGCCCCCTCCTTTCTTCCCCGGGTCTGGGCCGATGCGGAACGGACCCTCCAGGTGCTCGCCAACCTGCTTTCCAACGCCCTCCGCCATACCCCGGAGGGAGGAAGGGTGAGGCTTGGGGCGGAAAGGACAGGCCAGGCGGTGGTCTTCAGCGTGGAGGACACAGGGCCCGGCATCCCCGAGGAACACCTTCCCCGCATCTTTGAGCGCTTCTACCGCATAGACCCCTCCCGCAGCCGTCAGGATGGGGGAACCGGAGTGGGCCTCACCATCGCCAAGAGCCTGGTAGAAGCCATGGGGGGAAGGATCTGGGTGGAAAGCCAGCTGGGCCGGGGAAGCGTTTTCCGCTTCACCCTGCCCCTTTACACAGGCTTAACGGGCAAGGCTTAG
- a CDS encoding response regulator transcription factor, whose amino-acid sequence MKVLLADDDPALLEVLGAYLRGAGFEVLEAKDGEKALELFPRADLIILDLMLPKLDGFRVLAEVRRERPELPILMLTARGEEEERVKGLELGADDYVVKPFSPKEVVARVKALLRRAGLKEELNYGPLRLLPKERQAYLEGKPLPLSQLEFDLLLTLAQHPGMVFTRERLLEKVWGPDFPGIDRVVDVHIAALRKKLMDDPENPRFIETVRGVGYRFRETDAPLR is encoded by the coding sequence ATGAAGGTCCTCCTGGCGGACGACGACCCGGCCCTCCTCGAGGTCCTGGGGGCCTACCTGAGGGGGGCTGGGTTTGAGGTGCTGGAGGCAAAAGATGGGGAAAAGGCCCTGGAGCTTTTTCCCCGGGCCGATCTCATCATCCTGGACCTCATGCTGCCCAAGCTGGATGGCTTCCGGGTTCTGGCGGAGGTCCGCCGGGAAAGGCCCGAGCTACCCATCCTCATGCTGACGGCAAGAGGAGAGGAGGAGGAAAGGGTTAAGGGGCTGGAGCTCGGGGCCGACGACTACGTGGTCAAGCCCTTCAGCCCCAAGGAGGTGGTGGCCCGGGTCAAGGCCCTCCTCAGGCGGGCTGGCCTCAAGGAAGAGCTCAACTATGGCCCCTTGCGCCTTCTTCCCAAGGAGCGGCAGGCCTACCTGGAGGGCAAGCCCCTTCCCCTTTCCCAGCTGGAATTTGACCTCCTCCTCACCCTGGCCCAGCATCCGGGGATGGTCTTCACCCGGGAAAGGCTCTTGGAAAAGGTATGGGGGCCGGATTTCCCGGGCATAGACCGGGTGGTGGACGTGCACATCGCTGCTTTGAGAAAAAAGCTCATGGACGATCCGGAAAACCCCCGGTTCATCGAAACGGTGCGGGGTGTGGGATACCGCTTCCGGGAAACCGATGCGCCTCTTCGCTAA
- a CDS encoding SHOCT domain-containing protein gives MWWCDHGGYLGWWGPLLSLLWFALLGLLVYWIVRTLAPERRDRALEVLRERYARGEIDKETFERMKRDLA, from the coding sequence ATGTGGTGGTGCGACCACGGTGGGTACCTGGGCTGGTGGGGGCCCCTCTTAAGCCTCCTTTGGTTCGCCCTCCTAGGCCTCTTGGTCTACTGGATCGTCAGGACCTTAGCCCCTGAGCGGCGGGACCGGGCCTTAGAGGTGCTAAGGGAGCGCTACGCCAGGGGGGAGATCGACAAGGAAACCTTTGAGCGGATGAAGCGGGACCTGGCATGA